In Fluviicola taffensis DSM 16823, the following are encoded in one genomic region:
- a CDS encoding trypsin-like peptidase domain-containing protein, whose protein sequence is MSNTLKFLGLGIVGGMIPFAFGFLLKSTYEEPLSEQVIDGNRLAKTVSYNGMPAEGASFVEASENTINSVVHVTTKVVRTQVQRDPFYEFFYGPGTGGREFKQYGSGSGSGVIVSSDGYIVTNNHVIQDASEIEVILNDNSKYTATVIGTDPSTDIAVLKIDAPGLKPIGIGNSDDLRVGEWVLAVGNPFNLTSTVTAGIVSAKARNINLLSDRTRNTNVPIESFIQTDAAVNPGNSGGALVNTKGDLVGINTAIASQTGSYSGYSFAIPVNLVNKVMRDIIDFGIVQRAYLGVQIADINQEIKEKNSLPSTKGVFISSVTDEGGSDKAGVKKNWVILKVGTKEVNSVAALQEEIGKRRPGDKVNLTLRTEDGNEVIKEVLLRSADGETSLKSKEEMSKTTALGGTFIELTSKEKKELNVSLGVKVKTLEPGKLKSSGLSEGDIITKVNQTQIESVEQLTRLLTNTKGGILLEIVSESGKKEYVGFGL, encoded by the coding sequence ATGAGCAACACATTAAAATTCTTAGGATTAGGAATTGTTGGCGGTATGATTCCATTCGCCTTCGGCTTCCTTTTAAAGTCAACTTACGAAGAGCCGTTATCAGAGCAAGTTATCGACGGCAACAGACTAGCAAAAACCGTTTCATACAACGGGATGCCTGCGGAAGGCGCTTCATTTGTTGAAGCATCAGAAAATACGATTAACTCAGTAGTTCACGTCACCACCAAAGTAGTTCGAACACAGGTTCAACGAGATCCATTCTACGAATTCTTTTACGGCCCTGGAACTGGTGGTCGTGAATTCAAACAATATGGAAGCGGATCTGGATCTGGAGTAATCGTTTCCAGTGATGGGTACATCGTAACCAATAACCACGTTATTCAAGATGCATCTGAAATTGAAGTCATTCTCAACGACAATTCAAAATACACAGCAACAGTGATTGGAACAGATCCTTCCACTGACATTGCAGTATTAAAAATTGATGCTCCAGGTTTAAAACCAATTGGAATTGGAAATAGCGACGATTTAAGAGTTGGTGAATGGGTTCTTGCAGTTGGAAATCCGTTTAACTTAACATCCACTGTAACCGCTGGTATCGTCAGTGCAAAAGCGAGAAACATCAACTTACTATCTGACAGAACAAGAAACACCAATGTTCCTATTGAATCCTTTATTCAAACAGATGCAGCGGTAAATCCAGGGAATTCTGGAGGAGCTTTGGTAAATACAAAAGGTGACTTGGTTGGAATTAACACAGCGATTGCTTCACAAACAGGTTCTTATTCCGGATACAGCTTTGCTATTCCAGTAAACCTAGTAAATAAAGTAATGCGCGACATTATTGACTTCGGAATTGTTCAAAGAGCTTATTTAGGAGTTCAAATTGCAGACATCAACCAAGAAATAAAAGAGAAAAACAGCTTACCTTCTACAAAAGGAGTTTTCATTTCTTCTGTTACAGATGAGGGTGGATCAGACAAAGCTGGAGTGAAGAAAAACTGGGTTATTTTAAAAGTTGGAACCAAAGAAGTGAACTCTGTAGCTGCATTGCAAGAAGAAATCGGAAAACGCAGACCTGGTGATAAAGTGAACCTTACGTTACGCACAGAAGATGGAAACGAAGTAATTAAAGAAGTTCTTTTGAGATCAGCAGACGGAGAAACATCCTTGAAGTCGAAAGAAGAAATGAGCAAAACAACTGCACTTGGTGGAACTTTTATAGAATTAACTTCCAAAGAGAAAAAAGAATTAAACGTCAGCCTCGGAGTGAAAGTAAAAACATTGGAACCAGGAAAATTAAAATCGAGCGGACTTTCCGAGGGAGATATCATTACGAAGGTCAATCAAACACAGATTGAATCTGTAGAGCAACTCACCCGACTTCTAACCAACACAAAAGGTGGAATTTTGTTGGAGATTGTTTCAGAAAGCGGTAAGAAAGAATACGTCGGATTCGGTTTATAA
- a CDS encoding glycoside hydrolase family 2 protein has product MVKFILISIFFSLAINLFGQMNLSWKVQHPISKKWMPMGEKGSVQEALITAKELPDPFVGMNEDKFAWVENYQWILESEFLLTEADFNQFVELEFPSIDTYASIFLNGKFVAETNNSFVNYRFDVQDKIIVGKNKLKVVFTPPVMYQKPRMGKVGVTLPAPNDVGKTQVAPHCRKPQYQFGWDWSLRILTMGFWEPVRVAIFSSNKVVSNYSNTLAVSDEKATSEFSLILAKESSESFTWESNLFGLQVLKSQNKVLKRTETLENPKLWWPRGQGEAFLYQDHWLLKNEKGEIIFEKDIRFGVKKVELVQEKDQWGTSFQLKVNNRPIFCKGADYIPDDIFPARITDQKLKNAVKTMLECNFNMVRIWGGGFYPRESFLEACDEGGLMVWEDFMFACAMYPGTDEFLKNVQEEIQQQIPRLASHASLTLFNGNNEVDVAWKNWGFQSTYNLSSKDEALIGVYYQKLFKELIPETIKRITNIPYEHTSPLSNWGNDEYYNHGTQHYWGVWHGKDPIEDFGRKSGRFNAEYGFQSFPELATLSSFSNPTDWKLDSPVMKKHQKSYVGNGMIAKHSNLLYGKTDDFQRFVYFSQLTQAKAVGIAVVAHRTTYPRCAGTIYWQFNDCWPAPTWSSIDYFGRWKALQYQVKNDFKDVTIAARIDTLGKEKFVLISDIPTGFLCEIEAQVSDFQGRILDTLRCHQTLAYPHSVELFPQELEKYKKVDFAIQFNWKDETGKMCSRIFVHELFPGKAIVGIAPKVTVESLDTASGKGVVLIENETILLDFWFTSKIGVVFMDQNFLHLLPGTHRLEFVFEGDLKPTDFNWFYH; this is encoded by the coding sequence ATGGTAAAATTTATTCTGATTAGTATTTTCTTCTCGTTGGCAATAAATCTGTTTGGTCAAATGAATTTATCGTGGAAAGTGCAACATCCAATTTCAAAAAAATGGATGCCGATGGGTGAAAAAGGTTCTGTTCAGGAAGCATTGATTACCGCAAAAGAACTTCCGGATCCTTTTGTTGGGATGAATGAAGATAAATTTGCTTGGGTTGAAAACTATCAATGGATTTTAGAGTCTGAATTTCTTCTAACAGAAGCAGATTTCAACCAATTCGTTGAATTAGAATTCCCAAGTATCGATACGTATGCTTCCATTTTTTTGAATGGAAAATTCGTAGCTGAAACCAATAATTCTTTTGTAAACTATCGTTTCGATGTTCAAGACAAGATAATCGTTGGGAAAAATAAACTGAAAGTGGTTTTTACTCCGCCTGTCATGTATCAAAAGCCGAGAATGGGGAAGGTTGGAGTTACATTGCCTGCTCCAAATGATGTTGGAAAAACGCAAGTGGCGCCACATTGTAGAAAACCTCAGTATCAGTTTGGTTGGGATTGGTCGCTACGTATTCTTACCATGGGATTTTGGGAGCCAGTTAGAGTAGCCATTTTCTCTTCTAATAAAGTTGTTTCAAATTATTCCAATACGCTTGCTGTTTCTGATGAAAAGGCAACTTCTGAATTTTCACTGATTTTGGCCAAAGAAAGCTCAGAATCTTTTACTTGGGAAAGTAATCTGTTTGGCTTGCAAGTGTTGAAAAGTCAAAATAAGGTGCTCAAACGGACAGAAACACTTGAAAATCCGAAATTATGGTGGCCAAGAGGTCAAGGAGAAGCTTTTTTATATCAAGATCACTGGCTTTTGAAAAATGAAAAAGGAGAAATTATCTTCGAAAAAGATATCCGGTTTGGAGTGAAAAAAGTGGAATTGGTTCAGGAAAAAGACCAATGGGGAACTTCTTTTCAGTTAAAAGTAAACAATCGACCAATTTTCTGTAAAGGAGCAGATTATATTCCGGATGATATTTTCCCAGCTCGAATTACGGATCAAAAGTTAAAAAATGCTGTGAAAACCATGTTGGAGTGTAATTTCAACATGGTACGCATTTGGGGTGGTGGATTTTATCCTAGAGAATCTTTTTTAGAAGCCTGTGACGAAGGCGGATTAATGGTTTGGGAAGATTTCATGTTTGCATGTGCGATGTATCCTGGAACCGATGAGTTTTTGAAGAACGTTCAAGAGGAGATTCAACAGCAAATACCCCGGCTGGCTTCTCATGCTTCTTTAACGTTGTTTAATGGAAATAATGAAGTAGACGTAGCTTGGAAAAATTGGGGATTTCAAAGTACTTATAATCTTTCAAGTAAGGACGAAGCGTTGATTGGAGTTTATTATCAGAAGCTTTTTAAAGAATTAATTCCTGAAACAATCAAAAGAATAACAAATATTCCTTACGAACATACTTCACCGTTGAGCAATTGGGGAAATGATGAGTATTACAATCATGGAACCCAACATTATTGGGGAGTTTGGCATGGAAAAGATCCAATTGAGGATTTCGGTAGAAAATCGGGGCGTTTCAATGCTGAATATGGTTTTCAGTCTTTTCCAGAATTAGCAACTCTTTCTTCGTTTAGTAACCCAACGGATTGGAAATTAGATAGTCCAGTGATGAAGAAGCACCAGAAAAGCTATGTCGGAAACGGAATGATTGCCAAACATTCGAATTTACTTTATGGTAAAACAGATGATTTCCAGCGGTTTGTATATTTTTCTCAATTGACTCAAGCTAAGGCTGTTGGGATTGCGGTTGTTGCACATAGAACAACTTATCCAAGATGTGCAGGAACGATTTATTGGCAATTCAATGATTGTTGGCCAGCTCCAACATGGAGTAGTATCGATTATTTTGGGAGATGGAAAGCCTTGCAATATCAAGTGAAAAACGATTTTAAAGATGTAACAATTGCTGCACGAATTGATACACTTGGTAAGGAAAAGTTTGTACTTATTTCAGATATCCCAACTGGATTTTTATGCGAAATAGAAGCTCAAGTGAGTGATTTTCAAGGAAGGATTTTGGATACTTTAAGATGCCATCAAACACTTGCATATCCGCATTCTGTTGAATTATTTCCACAAGAATTAGAGAAGTATAAGAAAGTTGATTTTGCTATTCAATTCAATTGGAAAGATGAAACAGGAAAAATGTGCAGTCGGATCTTTGTTCATGAATTATTTCCAGGAAAAGCAATTGTTGGCATTGCTCCTAAAGTAACTGTCGAATCACTCGATACAGCTTCTGGAAAAGGAGTCGTTCTCATCGAAAATGAAACAATACTGCTAGATTTTTGGTTTACTTCAAAAATAGGGGTAGTCTTCATGGATCAGAATTTTTTGCATTTACTTCCAGGTACGCATCGATTGGAGTTTGTGTTTGAAGGAGACTTGAAACCAACGGATTTTAATTGGTTCTATCATTAA
- the mltG gene encoding endolytic transglycosylase MltG — protein sequence MSGKKRNKKVVFAAVVVMLIGVALVFGWTPLMIYFKKTSNDKEARVVIDNRQSLDGIAKSLEKAGVISNTDAFLSMAKNKKVTVENIEPGMYAFPAHTSYRDLLNSLKSGSFEVEVVVTFNNCKTIHDLCVKVSESIMVDSTELEDYILDSETLNKYGFTVEQIPALFMPNSYRMYYDTDKEAFLDRMAKEFKNFWTSERMAKLNEVGLKSPSQAVTLASIVYGEQSKNASEWPVIARLYLNRLNTGMKLQSDPTFKFCWGDQLKGVQRLTYEHRNKDCPYNTYLYNGLPPGPISMPPTGVVDAVLNPDKNDYLYMCAQPNYDGLHNFAKDYADHAKYATEFQTWLSSELANN from the coding sequence ATGTCTGGAAAGAAAAGAAACAAAAAAGTAGTATTCGCAGCTGTTGTGGTTATGTTGATTGGAGTTGCACTGGTTTTCGGTTGGACGCCTTTAATGATTTATTTCAAGAAAACTTCCAATGACAAAGAGGCTCGGGTAGTAATCGATAATCGCCAATCACTAGACGGAATTGCAAAATCATTGGAAAAAGCAGGTGTTATATCTAATACAGATGCTTTTCTTTCAATGGCAAAAAACAAGAAGGTTACTGTAGAGAATATTGAACCTGGGATGTATGCGTTTCCTGCTCACACATCCTATCGAGACTTGCTGAACTCTTTAAAAAGCGGGAGTTTTGAAGTGGAAGTTGTGGTTACATTCAATAATTGTAAAACGATTCATGATTTGTGTGTAAAAGTATCTGAATCAATCATGGTTGATAGTACTGAATTGGAAGATTATATTTTGGATTCGGAAACGTTGAACAAATATGGATTTACTGTTGAGCAAATTCCCGCGTTGTTTATGCCAAATTCTTACAGAATGTATTACGATACTGATAAAGAAGCATTTTTGGATCGTATGGCGAAAGAATTTAAAAATTTCTGGACCTCGGAAAGAATGGCGAAATTGAATGAAGTAGGCTTGAAATCTCCTTCTCAAGCTGTTACTTTGGCTTCCATTGTTTATGGTGAACAATCAAAAAATGCATCTGAATGGCCAGTTATCGCCCGCTTGTACTTAAATCGCTTGAATACAGGGATGAAATTGCAATCAGATCCAACATTCAAATTTTGCTGGGGAGATCAATTGAAAGGAGTTCAACGCTTGACTTACGAACATCGAAATAAAGATTGTCCGTATAACACCTATTTGTACAATGGATTGCCTCCAGGACCTATTTCAATGCCTCCAACTGGAGTAGTTGATGCCGTTTTGAATCCAGATAAAAACGATTATTTGTACATGTGTGCCCAACCCAACTATGATGGATTGCACAATTTCGCGAAAGATTATGCTGATCATGCGAAATATGCAACGGAATTTCAAACTTGGTTGTCCTCTGAACTCGCTAATAACTAA
- a CDS encoding sigma-70 family RNA polymerase sigma factor, with the protein MRQLKITKSITNRESQSLDKYLQDIGKEELITAEEEVELARKIKQGDQRALEKLTRANLRFVVSVAKQYQNQGLTLPDLINEGNLGLIKAAQKFDETRGFKFISYAVWWIRQSILQALAEQARIVRLPLNQVGSLNKINKAFSRLEQEFERPPSAEELAEALEVPEDKIKESLNVSGRHVSMDAPLSSSEDGGTLMDVMANADSPKADHALMAESLQKEIERSLSTLTDKEREIIRLFFGIGMNHGLTLEEIGAKFNLTRERVRQIKEKAIRRLRHTSRNKLLKAYLG; encoded by the coding sequence ATGAGACAACTTAAGATTACAAAATCGATTACCAATCGTGAGAGCCAGTCATTAGACAAGTATCTTCAAGACATTGGTAAAGAAGAGCTAATCACCGCCGAAGAAGAAGTAGAATTGGCGCGTAAAATCAAACAAGGCGATCAAAGAGCATTAGAGAAGTTAACTCGTGCCAACTTACGTTTCGTCGTGTCTGTAGCAAAACAGTATCAAAATCAAGGATTAACATTGCCCGATCTTATTAACGAAGGGAATTTAGGTTTGATCAAAGCTGCACAGAAATTTGATGAGACGCGTGGTTTCAAATTCATTTCTTACGCTGTATGGTGGATTCGTCAATCTATCTTACAAGCTTTAGCAGAACAAGCTCGTATTGTACGTTTACCATTAAACCAAGTTGGTTCATTAAACAAAATCAACAAGGCATTTTCAAGATTGGAACAAGAATTCGAAAGACCTCCTTCAGCAGAAGAATTAGCAGAGGCTTTGGAAGTTCCAGAGGATAAAATCAAAGAAAGCTTAAATGTTTCAGGTCGTCACGTATCTATGGATGCTCCTCTTTCTTCATCTGAAGACGGTGGTACATTGATGGATGTTATGGCAAACGCTGATTCACCAAAAGCTGACCATGCGCTAATGGCAGAGTCACTTCAAAAAGAAATCGAACGTTCTTTAAGTACATTAACGGACAAAGAGCGTGAAATCATTCGTTTATTCTTCGGAATTGGAATGAATCACGGTTTGACTCTAGAAGAGATTGGTGCTAAGTTTAATTTAACACGCGAGCGTGTTCGACAAATTAAGGAGAAGGCGATTAGACGTCTTCGACACACCTCTCGAAATAAGTTATTGAAAGCATATTTAGGATAA
- the dapF gene encoding diaminopimelate epimerase, whose amino-acid sequence MSLFFVKYQGTGNDFVMIDNRSGEWDDLSISTIQKLCDRRFGVGADGLIKINSISGYDFEVDYYNSDGSKSFCGNGARCSVAFAHELGIIKDHVSFMAIDGVHEAVKKGSLVFLKMNDVSEIDVSHKEFVLNTGSPHFIHFTENVADFDIVSYGKQIRYSDTYKQEGINVNAIHQLDSHSFEIKTYERGVEDETLSCGTGVTAAAIALGEKNLIVGEFEYAVKSQGGNLAVRFTRENSKFTNIWLIGPAEVVFKGETNV is encoded by the coding sequence ATGAGTCTATTTTTTGTAAAATATCAAGGCACAGGAAACGATTTTGTGATGATTGATAACCGATCGGGAGAGTGGGATGATTTATCTATTTCTACGATTCAAAAGTTATGTGATCGGAGATTTGGTGTTGGTGCGGATGGTTTGATAAAAATCAATTCAATTTCAGGATACGATTTCGAAGTGGACTATTACAATTCGGATGGGTCGAAAAGTTTTTGCGGAAATGGGGCGCGATGTTCGGTTGCATTTGCCCATGAATTAGGGATTATAAAGGATCACGTTTCTTTCATGGCTATTGACGGAGTACACGAAGCGGTGAAAAAGGGTTCGTTGGTTTTCTTAAAAATGAATGATGTGTCGGAAATTGATGTATCTCATAAAGAATTTGTTTTGAATACGGGTTCCCCACATTTCATTCATTTCACGGAGAATGTAGCTGATTTTGATATTGTTTCCTACGGAAAGCAAATCCGGTATTCAGATACCTACAAACAAGAAGGAATCAATGTAAATGCCATTCATCAGTTAGATTCTCATTCTTTTGAGATTAAAACCTATGAACGTGGGGTGGAAGATGAAACATTGAGTTGCGGAACCGGTGTTACAGCTGCAGCAATTGCTCTAGGAGAGAAAAATCTGATTGTTGGTGAGTTTGAGTATGCCGTGAAATCTCAAGGAGGAAACCTCGCGGTTCGATTCACTCGAGAAAATTCCAAATTCACGAATATTTGGCTCATTGGTCCAGCTGAAGTTGTTTTTAAAGGAGAAACCAATGTCTAA
- a CDS encoding N(4)-(beta-N-acetylglucosaminyl)-L-asparaginase, translating to MERRSFVKLGAVGLAASIVKPSFASEEPISEPSFSHYTGEAKMISTWSHGQDANRAGWLKLEAGGSSLDAVEAGARHTESDVTNRSVGIGGMPDREGHVTLDACIMDWESNCGSVGCLEGIAHPISVAKHIMQNTPHVMLVGAGAKKYALKNKFETIKTPLPEVKKEWEKWKKEQAEIAKKPAINHENHDTIGLLAIDSQGRISGACTTSGWAYKLPGRLGDSPIIGSGLFVDQEVGGAVATGLGESIIRISGSHAVVELMRQGKSPEQACKEIVERLIRKHKDMSGLQCAFIAINTKGEVGGFSVYNGFNYALKTANKDEMIDTPFDRKW from the coding sequence ATGGAGCGCAGATCTTTTGTGAAGTTAGGAGCAGTTGGTTTAGCTGCGTCTATTGTAAAACCAAGTTTTGCAAGTGAGGAACCAATTTCTGAACCTTCCTTTTCGCATTATACTGGAGAAGCAAAAATGATTTCCACTTGGAGTCATGGGCAAGATGCAAACCGTGCTGGATGGTTGAAACTTGAAGCTGGAGGATCTTCTTTGGATGCGGTGGAAGCAGGAGCAAGACATACGGAAAGCGATGTAACTAACAGAAGTGTTGGGATTGGTGGAATGCCGGATCGTGAAGGACACGTAACCTTGGATGCTTGTATCATGGATTGGGAATCAAATTGTGGTTCTGTAGGCTGTTTGGAAGGAATTGCTCATCCGATTTCTGTAGCAAAACACATTATGCAAAATACACCACACGTGATGCTTGTTGGTGCTGGAGCGAAAAAATATGCGTTAAAAAATAAGTTTGAAACCATTAAAACACCACTCCCTGAAGTGAAAAAGGAGTGGGAGAAATGGAAGAAAGAACAAGCCGAGATTGCCAAAAAACCTGCAATTAATCATGAGAATCATGATACAATTGGACTTTTAGCAATTGATTCACAAGGTCGAATTAGTGGAGCTTGTACGACTTCTGGTTGGGCTTATAAATTACCTGGTCGTTTGGGAGATTCTCCTATTATTGGCTCTGGATTATTTGTAGATCAAGAGGTTGGTGGTGCTGTTGCAACGGGTTTGGGTGAATCAATCATTCGAATCTCTGGTTCGCATGCTGTTGTGGAATTGATGCGACAGGGAAAATCTCCCGAGCAAGCATGTAAAGAAATAGTTGAAAGATTGATTCGTAAACATAAGGATATGAGTGGTTTGCAATGTGCATTTATCGCTATAAATACAAAAGGTGAAGTAGGTGGTTTTTCGGTTTACAATGGATTTAATTATGCGTTGAAAACTGCTAATAAAGACGAAATGATTGATACACCGTTCGATAGAAAATGGTAA
- a CDS encoding MarR family winged helix-turn-helix transcriptional regulator translates to MSKFDLSMPQFNILRILRGAKEVISVNAVKERMVEKSPNTTRLMDKLIEKGLIERVRCDSDRRVVYVSISEAGLNILKQIDDDNQSDLDFTGNLTEEEAEVLSNLLDKLRG, encoded by the coding sequence ATGTCAAAATTTGATTTGTCAATGCCACAATTCAATATTTTGAGAATTCTTCGAGGAGCTAAAGAGGTAATCAGTGTAAATGCTGTGAAAGAACGAATGGTGGAAAAGTCTCCAAATACCACACGATTGATGGATAAATTAATCGAAAAGGGATTAATAGAACGTGTTCGTTGTGATTCTGATAGAAGAGTGGTCTATGTGTCAATTTCTGAGGCAGGATTGAATATCCTAAAACAAATTGATGATGACAATCAATCGGATCTTGATTTTACAGGGAATTTAACGGAAGAAGAAGCAGAGGTTTTGAGTAATTTACTCGATAAACTACGCGGATAA
- a CDS encoding GNAT family N-acetyltransferase, translated as MSLTGKSVFLRAVEKEDATKLMLWENNPKHWKITGTEVPFSFSSILEYIDQAQHIRTHGQLRMMICVVGTREPIGAIDLYQVDFKHLRAAVGILIADEDNKNHGFAFEALVLLENYATQILALHNIHCSIHSDNLASVGLFEKAGFLRVGLRKEWYLEKGIWLDEILYQKCLERKETKK; from the coding sequence ATGAGTTTAACTGGTAAATCCGTTTTCTTGCGTGCTGTTGAAAAAGAGGACGCTACCAAGTTGATGCTTTGGGAAAATAACCCCAAACATTGGAAGATAACGGGGACAGAAGTTCCATTTTCATTTTCATCTATTCTTGAATACATTGATCAGGCGCAACATATTCGCACACATGGTCAATTGAGAATGATGATTTGTGTTGTTGGGACCCGAGAGCCAATTGGAGCGATTGACTTATATCAAGTGGATTTTAAACACCTTCGGGCTGCAGTTGGAATTTTAATTGCGGATGAGGACAATAAGAATCATGGATTTGCTTTTGAAGCATTAGTACTATTAGAAAATTACGCTACTCAAATTTTAGCATTACACAACATCCATTGTTCTATTCATAGCGACAATTTAGCAAGTGTTGGTTTGTTTGAAAAAGCTGGTTTTTTAAGAGTAGGCCTAAGAAAAGAATGGTACCTAGAGAAAGGTATTTGGTTGGACGAAATTTTATATCAGAAATGTCTGGAAAGAAAAGAAACAAAAAAGTAG